In Macadamia integrifolia cultivar HAES 741 chromosome 1, SCU_Mint_v3, whole genome shotgun sequence, a single window of DNA contains:
- the LOC122084253 gene encoding protein P21-like, producing MALSRNLYISIILSAILFTFAQAANFEIRNNCPYTVWAAASPGGGRQLNRGEVWTITVPAGTKGGRVWGRTNCNFDGSGRGRCRTGDCNGLLQCQGYGSPPNTLAEYGLNGYNNMDFYDISLVDGFNIPMEFTPTNGGCHDIRCTADINGQCPAELRAPGGCNNPCTVFKTDQYCCNSGSCGPTNCSRFFKDRCPDAYSYPKDDATSTFTCSGNSNYRVVFCP from the coding sequence ATGGCCCTTTCGAGAAACCTTTACATCTCCATTATTCTCTCTGCAATCCTCTTCACCTTTGCACAGGCTGCCAACTTTGAGATCAGGAACAATTGCCCATACACAGTCTGGGCAGCCGCTTCACCAGGTGGTGGGAGGCAGCTCAACCGTGGTGAGGTCTGGACCATCACTGTCCCTGCCGGCACAAAAGGTGGCCGTGTTTGGGGCCGAACTAACTGCAACTTCGATGGTAGTGGCCGAGGAAGGTGCCGAACAGGTGACTGTAATGGGCTTCTACAGTGCCAAGGCTATGGTTCACCACCAAACACCCTAGCCGAATACGGGCTAAATGGTTACAATAACATGGATTTCTATGACATTTCGCTCGTGGACGGATTTAACATCCCCATGGAGTTCACTCCAACAAACGGTGGCTGTCATGACATTAGATGTACAGCTGATATCAACGGCCAATGTCCGGCGGAATTGCGGGCTCCGGGAGGTTGTAACAACCCATGTACGGTGTTCAAGACGGATCAATACTGTTGCAACTCTGGGAGCTGTGGGCCGACCAATTGCTCCAGGTTCTTCAAGGATAGGTGCCCAGATGCGTACAGTTACCCTAAGGATGATGCCACAAGCACGTTTACTTGTAGTGGTAACAGCAATTACAGGGTTGTTTTTTGCCCATGA